Within Scomber scombrus chromosome 12, fScoSco1.1, whole genome shotgun sequence, the genomic segment TGTGGTGAAGAAGCTCGGCTATCTAAAATGTCGGACACCCCTTTCTCCTTGCCCTACATCTACCACCAGTCACCTGTGTACACTCTTCCTTGCCTGAGTCGCCCTGGAGGCCCACAAAGGCGAGTCGAGCCCCAATACAAGTTTGTAGAGGAGATCATAACGGAGACCACCAGGGAAATTGAGATGTCAGAATTTGAGGAGACAGGATCAGAGGAGACGGAAGTGGGAAAAGATGAGCAGGAGTGTACGGAAAGAGATAGAAGGGGCAGTGAGGAAGAGAAGGATAATAATAAAGACAGTGGAGAGGACAGAGGTGAGCAGGTGTCTGATAGTCAGCTGTATCAAGTAGAATCAGAGGAAAATGTTGTGAATGGAGATGGCAATGGGGATAGCGGGAGTCCTGGTGAGGTGGATGATGAACGTGACAAAAGTAAAGAGGAGTCAGAagaaacagaagcagctgaCGAGGAGAACAATGGCATAGATAAAGATAATCAAAGCAAAGTTGACTTAATTGAGAGCCTTGATAAAGAAGAAAATGGGCAACATCAAAAAGTAGctgaaaacacagaggaagagaaagaagatgcAACAAGAGTGGAAACAGTTCAGAATGATTTCCCTTCAAAACCAGAGGAGTTAAAGCCCGAGGTCACCTTGGAGGAAgaactaataaaaaaatcagacGAAGATAAAAATGAAGATGCTGAGAAGGCTGATCTAAAAGATAGTCTCACCCCAGCTCAGGTGAAGAAGCCCATTGATAAGCCTTCCACCCAAGAGTCTAAGGATTTAGACAAAACTCAAGAGCTAAGCAGCAATATTCAAGTGAAAGATAAGGCTCACACCTTAGCTTCAGAAATGGTCGAGAAAACCACAGATTTAACAGCAGAGCCAAAGAGCACTCTGCCTGTAGAGACTGAGGAACCTTCAGAAAATATGTCTAAAAAAACCTCAGGCATAATAACCAAGAGTGAGGGAAAGGAAGACAGTCATTCAGAGCCAATGGATAACAGTCAAGCTGAAGCTCtaagagaggaagacaaactcacaaaaaacattcaagatGTCACAGGTGATGGCAGCAAGGGCCAACATGAAGAGCCATCGCTTAAATCTGATGTAAGAAGTCTTCCTGAAGTGGGCGATCAAAAGCCAGACAGTGGCGACAAAATCCAAACAGTCCAAACTGTGTTGCCAGGGGAAAAGACTAGCACCACTGCAGAAATAGGAGAGTTACTTCAAGGGGAGAGCAGCCAGGTTCAGAAATTAAAGCAGTTGGAAGGCTCTGAGAACATACATGATCCCCAAGATAAAGCTGAGAAGGTGGACAGTAAGTCAGAGAAATAGGAAAATATGAAACAGAAGGATATTTGAGGAAGCGTGGTTCATTTCCACCTTAAATTGAAAGCTATGACAGTTGAAGGGCAAATATCAGAGATAGTGCAGCTAAAAACAGCTTAACCAATGCAGCTGAGTTAGAGGTAAGAAATCTCATCCAATAATAGTCAAGGCATCAGCAGAGCAAGGCGGAGAGGAGAAGGCTCTAAGACCATTTTAACAGGAGAGAGCATGATTCTTCTAATGTTTGCAACAGCTTCCCCCTTGAACTTTAAATCTTGTGATGTATAAAAATCTTTTGACTCACTACTTGAGATGCAGGATGAATTTTGAATTTGCTATATTTGTTTGCTTTGGTTTGTGCTGACAAATAAACGCAATATCAAATGATTCAGTGATTCTACATGTTTTGTTGACCACACCTCACACAGTTACATTGTGAGAACATCGTGTGAAGAGTCTCAATTATGTTTCTAGCAAAGGATAACTCAATTGATATCACCATATTACAAAAAGTCAATAAGCATCTCTTACCTTTGTGACTCTATGCAAATTCATCTGATCTTAAGATCAGTTGAACTGCTGATACTTGGCcatctaaatgaaaaaaaaaaaaaaaaaatgctgtacATAAATAACAGATCATTGAATTAATTACAATCAAGATCGTTTAACACGAGCCAAAGTCAGTGCTATtcatcacaaatcacaaaagtTTGACAATTGCATAAAAAGATCTGTGATTCAATATTGATCAAAAGGCCGAAACAACCTCAGCATATCAGTTTTGACAGAACTGAGGATCCACAATGAAGGTGACAAATTGTGACTGCTGTCAGTGGTGCCACTATGAAGACATTAATACATAATTGAAATATTGAAGATAGGTGCCAGATTTAGGGAAAACACAATTTGTGCTTTGTGGATGTTTCTACACATGGCAAAGAGTCAAATAATGATTTGATGATTATGAAAACAATGTTAATCATACGCTATCATCATATACAGTCAAGACCTTCACCATCATCGGAACTATATGGAGGAAGAATGGTGTTCTTCCAGTACAGTTCCAGAGAACCCAAGGATCAATGAAGCCGTTTGCTAAAAAActtaatttttgtttctccttcagtttgtcaaataagaacattttactttt encodes:
- the LOC133992313 gene encoding neurofilament light polypeptide, producing MDLTNPSIGKFNEKELLHGLNDRLAGFIKKVHQLERQNHLLEREIAEIRGKAKPASCLEQEYGPELGKLRQLVQDITHQKHQIEIEHENLEEELSHLRREHDKETHSRSDAESNIVILKKDISDAYQAKLQLDKKAQSLVDEIHFLKTNHEAEVKEILHKIQDAQVTVRAHEFGSPGITAALRDIRAQLEGHVVSDVLKAGETFQSQFAKLTEAAETKREAIKATQQKIQEYRKRMQAKSIALDCAKGTREALEKQLHDVQDRHKEEIIHYQNTIKELENELINCKFDMSGYLREYQDLLNVKMALDMEIMSYRKLLCGEEARLSKMSDTPFSLPYIYHQSPVYTLPCLSRPGGPQRRVEPQYKFVEEIITETTREIEMSEFEETGSEETEVGKDEQECTERDRRGSEEEKDNNKDSGEDRGEQVSDSQLYQVESEENVVNGDGNGDSGSPGEVDDERDKSKEESEETEAADEENNGIDKDNQSKVDLIESLDKEENGQHQKVAENTEEEKEDATRVETVQNDFPSKPEELKPEVTLEEELIKKSDEDKNEDAEKADLKDSLTPAQVKKPIDKPSTQESKDLDKTQELSSNIQVKDKAHTLASEMVEKTTDLTAEPKSTLPVETEEPSENMSKKTSGIITKSEGKEDSHSEPMDNSQAEALREEDKLTKNIQDVTGDGSKGQHEEPSLKSDVRSLPEVGDQKPDSGDKIQTVQTVLPGEKTSTTAEIGE